Genomic segment of Limnohabitans sp. INBF002:
ACAAACCGATCCAGAACTCTGGGCTTCTATTCAGGCCGAAAACGCCCGTCAAGAACACCACATCGAGCTGATCGCCAGCGAGAACTACGCGTCTCCTGCCGTCATGCAAGCCCAAGGCTCGCAACTGACCAACAAATACGCCGAAGGCTACCCTGGCAAGCGCTACTACGGTGGCTGCGAATTCGTGGACGTGGCCGAGCAACTGGCCATCGACCGCATCAAAACCATCTTCGGTGCCGACTGCGCCAACGTGCAACCCCATTGCGGCGCCTCGGCCAACGAAGCCGTGTTCCTCGCGTTCTTGAAGCCCGGCGACACCATCATGGGCATGAGCTTGGCCGAAGGCGGTCACTTGACCCACGGCATGGCCCTGAACATGTCTGGCAAATGGTTCAACGTCGTGTCTTACGGCTTGGACGCACAAGAAGCCATCGACTATGAAGCGATGGAAGCCAAAGCCCGCGAACACAAGCCCAAGCTGATCGTGGCGGGTGCATCGGCTTACAGCTTGCACATCGACTGGGCACGCTTTGCCAAGATCGCTAAAGAAGTTGGTGCGATCTTCATGGTCGACATGGCCCACTACGCTGGCTTGATCGCCGCAGGCCAATACCCCAACCCTGTGCCTCACGCCGACGTGGTGACCTCCACCACCCACAAGAGCTTGCGCGGCCCACGCGGCGGCATCATCTTGATGAAGGCAGAGCACGAAAAAGCCATCAACAGCGCCATCTTCCCAGGCCTGCAAGGCGGCCCGTTGATGCACGTCATCGCCGCCAAGGCTGTGGCGTTCAAAGAAGCCATGCAGCCTGAGTTCAAAGAGTACCAAGCCCAAGTGGTGAAGAACGCCAAGATCGTGGCTGAGACCTTGACCGCACGCGGCCTGCGCATCGTCAGCGGCGGCACACAAAGCCACGTGATGTTGGTGGACTTGCGCTCCAAGAAGATCACCGGCAAAGAAGCCGAAGCGGCTTTGGGTGCAGCGCACATGACGATCAACAAGAACGCCATCCCGAACGACCCAGAGAAACCATTCGTTACCAGCGGTGTGCGCATCGGTACCCCGGCGATGACCACACGCGGCTTCAAAGACGAAGAAGCCCGCATCACCGCCAACTTGATTGCCGACGTGTTGGACAACCCACACGACGAAGCCAACATCGCGGCGGTGCGTGCCAAGGTGCATGCGCTGACTTCTAAGTTCCCTGTTTACAAGTAACTTGCCATCAGCCCCCGTCCTTTGTGTCGGGGGTTTTTGTTTGTCTGCTTCTGTTTTGTGTTGTTTCGCTCGTGACGGGTTCTCTCCGGAGAGGGCACGGGTTGCAGGTACGGCGGGCTCTTCATGCTGGGGTACCAGAAATCATCGCCCGCCGCACCTACAACCCGCGCTGTTTGAGTTTAGAAATGGTTCGCTCGTTGCTACGCAACTTTGCCTGAGGATGGGCACGAGTGAAATGCGCGAGCGAAGCAAAGCACGACGCAGACTGAGGGTGTTTGGTATTGGCCGCTGACGATTTCTGGTACTCCAGCATGAGGAAGCGGCCAATACCAAATGCCCTCAGCGAGCCCAGTAAAAAGTACAAAAGCAAAAGAGAGAACAAAACATGAAATGTCCCTTCTGCGGCCACCTAGAAACCCAAGTCGTCGAGACCCGCATGTCCGAAGACGGCGACTCCATTCGCCGCCGTCGCCAATGCGGCGCCTGTGAAAAGCGTTACACCACCTATGAACGCCCCGACGTCAGCTTCCCCA
This window contains:
- the glyA gene encoding serine hydroxymethyltransferase, which codes for MYDRNITIEQTDPELWASIQAENARQEHHIELIASENYASPAVMQAQGSQLTNKYAEGYPGKRYYGGCEFVDVAEQLAIDRIKTIFGADCANVQPHCGASANEAVFLAFLKPGDTIMGMSLAEGGHLTHGMALNMSGKWFNVVSYGLDAQEAIDYEAMEAKAREHKPKLIVAGASAYSLHIDWARFAKIAKEVGAIFMVDMAHYAGLIAAGQYPNPVPHADVVTSTTHKSLRGPRGGIILMKAEHEKAINSAIFPGLQGGPLMHVIAAKAVAFKEAMQPEFKEYQAQVVKNAKIVAETLTARGLRIVSGGTQSHVMLVDLRSKKITGKEAEAALGAAHMTINKNAIPNDPEKPFVTSGVRIGTPAMTTRGFKDEEARITANLIADVLDNPHDEANIAAVRAKVHALTSKFPVYK